One window of the Trifolium pratense cultivar HEN17-A07 linkage group LG2, ARS_RC_1.1, whole genome shotgun sequence genome contains the following:
- the LOC123905676 gene encoding EID1-like F-box protein 2, whose amino-acid sequence MRELLLTKQYRCVHSSSCQCIKGHLSEDVIFLVFNNLNWNPKLIATLSCVCKWFDDLAKRVLWKEFCRTRAPKMMIDLQTSGTHSIDGNWSALGKLLIYCAGCKKGGLFKNVQIPAHFVYRTRFSKTSGKSFLLPQCINDVLYVSDPCEHLDQGEEGDIGFFRGVFKSFATTNVRRMLINKGAKLHPTEVCPYCKARLWSMLQANMIPQTASCRLGSYEECVDYHVCLNGHMVGICTLLPLSDSEGASEKE is encoded by the coding sequence ATGAGGGAATTGCTTCTCACAAAGCAGTACCGATGCGTACACTCTTCTTCTTGCCAATGCATTAAAGGTCATTTAAGCGAAGATGTGATATTCTTGGTGTTTAACAATTTGAATTGGAACCCGAAGCTAATAGCTACTTTGTCATGTGTGTGCAAATGGTTTGATGACCTTGCCAAGCGAGTTCTATGGAAAGAGTTTTGTCGAACAAGAGCTCCTAAGATGATGATTGATCTCCAAACTAGTGGAACTCACAGTATCGATGGAAACTGGAGTGCCTTAGGGAAGCTTCTTATATACTGTGCAGGATGCAAGAAAGGCGGTTTGTTTAAGAATGTTCAAATCCCTGCTCATTTCGTTTACAGGACTAGATTTTCTAAAACGTCAGGAAAGAGCTTTCTTTTGCCGCAATGCATAAACGATGTTTTGTATGTTTCTGATCCTTGTGAGCATCTTGACCAAGGCGAAGAAGGAGATATAGGATTCTTCCGCGGAGTTTTTAAGTCATTTGCAACTACAAATGTAAGGAGGATGCTTATTAACAAAGGCGCGAAACTCCATCCGACAGAGGTTTGTCCTTATTGTAAGGCGAGGTTGTGGAGCATGCTGCAGGCTAATATGATACCACAAACCGCTAGTTGCAGGTTAGGTTCATATGAAGAATGTGTCGATTATCATGTGTGCCTTAATGGTCACATGGTTGGGATCTGTACCCTGTTACCATTGTCTGATTCCGAAGGGGCATCTGAGAAGGAGTAA